Part of the Desulfohalovibrio reitneri genome is shown below.
GCGCGCCAGGCTGGCCGCCTTCCGGGGCGACGAAATCCTCTCCATGGAAGACTTCCGGAGGCTGCGGGATGGCTAAGAAAAAACTCCCCCCCCGCACCGCCATGCCCGAGCGCGATCCGGCCGAGCGGATCGCCGATTTTAGGGAAGTGGGCCTGGGCTACGACTGGGAGCTCGCCCTGGCCGAGGCAGCCCGCTGTTTGCAGTGCAAAAAGGCCACTTGTATCGAAGGCTGCCCCGTGGAGGTGGATATCAAGGCCTTCATAGGCCACCTGCAGAACAAGGACCTGGAGTCCGCCTACCGGGCCATCCTGCACACCAACTCCCTGCCCGCGGTCTGCGGCCGCGTCTGCCCCCAGGAAATCCAGTGCGAGGGGGCATGCGTGCTGGCCAAGACCGGCGAGCCCGTGGCCATCGGCCGCCTGGAGCGGTTCGTGGCCGACATGTACGCCGCCGGGGACTGCGAGGTGGTCTCCGACCAGCCCGTCTGCCCGGTGATGCGCGACGACGTGAGCGTGGGCGTGGTGGGCAGCGGCCCGGCCGGGCTGACCTGCGCCGGGTTCCTGGCCTCGCGCGGCATCCCCGTGACCGTGTACGAGGCCCTGCACGAGCCCGGCGGAGTGCTGGCCTACGGCATCCCCGAGTTCCGCCTGCCCAAGTCCGTGGTCAAGCGCGAGGTGGAGGCCATGGCCTCGCTGGGCGTGGAAATGCGGCTCAATTGGGTGGGCGGCAAGACCATCGATTTGGCCAGCCTGCGTGAGCGGCACGACGCGGTCTTCACGGCCACCGGCGCTGGCCTGCCCCGTTTTCTGGGAATTCCTGGCGAGAACAGCATCGGCATCTATTCCGCCAACGAGTTCCTGACCCGGGCCAACCTGGGCCGGGCCTTCGAGTTCCCCACCCACGACACCCCCCCGGCGCGGGGCCGCAAGGCCATCATCCTGGGCGCGGGCAACGTGGCCATGGACGCCGCCCGCACAGCCCTGCGCCTGGGCGCGAGCGAAGTCACCGTGGTCTACCGCCGCACCC
Proteins encoded:
- the gltA gene encoding NADPH-dependent glutamate synthase, which codes for MAKKKLPPRTAMPERDPAERIADFREVGLGYDWELALAEAARCLQCKKATCIEGCPVEVDIKAFIGHLQNKDLESAYRAILHTNSLPAVCGRVCPQEIQCEGACVLAKTGEPVAIGRLERFVADMYAAGDCEVVSDQPVCPVMRDDVSVGVVGSGPAGLTCAGFLASRGIPVTVYEALHEPGGVLAYGIPEFRLPKSVVKREVEAMASLGVEMRLNWVGGKTIDLASLRERHDAVFTATGAGLPRFLGIPGENSIGIYSANEFLTRANLGRAFEFPTHDTPPARGRKAIILGAGNVAMDAARTALRLGASEVTVVYRRTQDEMPARKEEIHHALEEGVKLEILNSPVEFLSGEDGRLRGIRLQRMALGDPDESGRRKPKPVEGDIWEMECDLAVVAVGAGPNRVLLEAAPELDLNERGYIKVNEETGETSVDGVYAGGDIVTGAATVILAMGTGRRAARAIAERLGAMPDEPA